In a single window of the Myxococcales bacterium genome:
- the truB gene encoding tRNA pseudouridine(55) synthase TruB: protein MNGVLLLDKPIGPTSHDLVMFARRLLHEKKIGHAGTLDPFATGLLVLLVGQATKISSYLLDQDKVYEATVQWGRATDSMDHTGRDVETDDSPLPDRTAIAAALAKFVGAQQQTPPMYSAKKVDGTPLYQLARQGKEVDRPAKQVHIAALDLLAVDETAKTFSLRVHCSKGTYVRTLADSLARELGGKGCLASLRRLRSGLFHVEQALTPEQWRELPPEEVASRLLSLDDALAAFKTVTLSAPAGESLGRHGTPPRAADVLAADDYQSGETLRLQSPDGELVALARARFAAAQVRGPDDGEWPFVLLRVFSSS, encoded by the coding sequence GTGAACGGCGTGCTGCTGCTGGACAAACCGATCGGACCGACCAGTCACGACCTGGTGATGTTCGCCCGGCGGTTGCTGCACGAAAAGAAAATCGGTCACGCCGGGACGCTCGATCCTTTTGCCACCGGCCTGCTGGTGTTGCTGGTCGGCCAAGCCACCAAGATTTCATCCTACCTGCTCGACCAGGACAAGGTTTACGAGGCGACGGTGCAATGGGGCCGGGCCACCGACAGTATGGATCACACGGGCCGGGACGTGGAAACCGACGACTCGCCCCTGCCCGACCGGACGGCGATCGCGGCCGCGCTGGCCAAATTCGTCGGCGCGCAACAACAGACGCCGCCGATGTATTCGGCGAAAAAAGTCGACGGCACGCCGCTCTACCAACTGGCGCGGCAAGGGAAAGAGGTCGATCGGCCGGCCAAGCAGGTGCACATCGCGGCGCTGGATTTGTTGGCGGTTGACGAAACCGCAAAAACCTTTAGTCTCCGGGTGCACTGTTCGAAGGGCACCTACGTTCGGACGCTGGCCGACAGCCTGGCCAGGGAACTCGGGGGCAAAGGTTGCCTGGCTTCGTTGCGACGTTTACGGAGCGGCTTGTTCCACGTCGAGCAGGCATTGACGCCCGAGCAATGGCGCGAGTTGCCGCCCGAGGAGGTCGCTTCCCGGCTGCTGTCGCTTGACGACGCGCTGGCCGCGTTTAAAACGGTGACCCTGTCGGCGCCGGCGGGCGAAAGCCTCGGCCGTCACGGGACGCCGCCGCGGGCCGCCGACGTGCTCGCGGCCGACGATTATCAGTCGGGCGAAACGTTGCGTTTGCAGAGCCCGGACGGCGAGTTGGTGGCTCTGGCCCGGGCGCGTTTCGCCGCCGCGCAAGTGCGCGGGCCGGACGACGGCGAATGGCCGTTCGTCCTGTTGCGTGTCTTTTCGAGCAGTTAG